A genome region from Natronobeatus ordinarius includes the following:
- a CDS encoding transcriptional regulator, with protein sequence MAALNPIAKRIHNVSPDPVRLTLDDGTTATFHVTGAEFFQQEFQAEGTRADDNADYRFVSSEDNESVLVGRKGPADDGWSMVGAVVDVEPADAA encoded by the coding sequence ATGGCAGCGCTCAACCCGATCGCGAAACGGATCCACAACGTCAGCCCCGACCCCGTCAGGCTCACGCTCGACGACGGAACGACGGCGACCTTCCACGTCACGGGGGCGGAGTTCTTCCAGCAGGAGTTCCAGGCCGAGGGCACTCGAGCAGACGACAATGCCGACTACCGGTTCGTCTCGAGCGAGGACAACGAATCCGTCCTCGTCGGTCGGAAGGGGCCGGCCGACGACGGCTGGTCGATGGTCGGCGCCGTCGTCGACGTCGAGCCGGCCGACGCCGCGTAA
- a CDS encoding DUF3179 domain-containing protein: MNVRQVIPRDAIPSIDEPEFARTYAGAADDEVLVLESSPPRAYPVRILDYHEIVNDDLGNDPVAVTWCPLCGSAVVYERVVDGRTLTFGVSGKLADDDLVMYDRETGSEWKQSLGTAIAGELEGERLAVRPAAMLPWEDFRERYPDGVVLQPTDADSEAASDDDEPAPIDYDERPYEAYFERDGFGLDAHRGGESQSRAWDRDDLEPKAVVLGLERGGEAVGFPLPWLEAAGGVSRATVGDTDVVVFATDAGLHAFEDPGLAFEPAGSSTFAADGTTWDGATGESKDGRTLERIPARRLFAFAWQDDHGPDAFVEGGTRSIGRRRRSSSERPRHR, translated from the coding sequence GTGAACGTCCGACAGGTCATTCCGAGAGACGCCATCCCGAGCATCGACGAGCCCGAATTCGCCAGGACGTACGCCGGGGCGGCCGACGACGAGGTGCTCGTCCTCGAGTCCTCGCCGCCGCGGGCCTACCCGGTTCGCATCCTCGACTACCACGAGATCGTCAACGACGACCTCGGGAACGATCCCGTCGCGGTCACGTGGTGTCCGCTCTGTGGGAGCGCCGTCGTCTACGAACGCGTCGTCGACGGGCGGACGCTCACCTTCGGCGTCTCCGGAAAGCTCGCCGACGACGACCTCGTGATGTACGACCGGGAGACGGGATCCGAGTGGAAACAGTCCCTCGGGACGGCCATCGCAGGCGAACTCGAGGGCGAACGCCTCGCGGTCCGGCCAGCGGCGATGCTGCCGTGGGAGGACTTCCGGGAGCGGTATCCGGACGGCGTCGTGCTCCAGCCGACCGACGCCGACAGCGAGGCGGCGAGCGACGACGACGAACCCGCACCCATCGACTACGACGAGCGCCCCTACGAGGCGTACTTCGAGCGCGACGGGTTCGGTTTAGACGCCCACCGCGGCGGGGAGAGCCAGAGCCGGGCGTGGGACCGCGACGACCTCGAGCCGAAAGCCGTCGTCCTCGGCCTCGAGCGCGGCGGCGAGGCGGTTGGATTCCCACTTCCCTGGCTCGAGGCGGCCGGCGGCGTCAGCCGGGCGACCGTCGGCGACACCGACGTGGTCGTCTTCGCGACTGACGCGGGACTCCACGCGTTCGAGGATCCGGGGCTCGCGTTCGAGCCCGCGGGTTCGAGTACGTTCGCCGCCGACGGGACGACCTGGGACGGCGCGACGGGCGAGAGCAAGGACGGACGGACGCTCGAGCGGATTCCGGCTCGCCGGCTGTTCGCCTTCGCCTGGCAGGACGACCACGGCCCGGACGCCTTCGTCGAGGGCGGGACGAGGTCGATCGGCCGTCGTCGCCGCTCGAGTTCTGAGCGCCCGCGTCACCGGTAA
- a CDS encoding ABC transporter substrate-binding protein: protein MGEKRTTRRTYLKVTGVAAGIGLAGGPGYVGAVRGLQQDIPMGSILPITGELEAYGAGMEDAVNLAVEHANEAGGPLGAEITIHNRDSETRPEAGVDRYAGLVAEQNIVGFVGAASSGVSAPIAEVVADDRVMMVSPASTSPIFADLGWVGDLKYFGRTAPNDAQQGVVMARTMDDYLEADTAGFLYIDNPYGEGLASVAEENFEGETVSSVGYDPEATDFTSTLDALFEPDPDAIGFIGYPGEGETIMIQWDEGGYGGEWVLSEGLNDPEFIAGLSDQLEGFYLTTPDPEETVGAEAFEETFPRDEVTLFAPHSYDALFLQALAMHAGGEPTGEAIAANILDVANEPGEEVTVGEFDRAVELLDDGEEIKYIGASSPIEMTENVENLNQFAILQISDGETESLETIPSEEFEGLID from the coding sequence ATGGGAGAGAAGCGCACTACACGACGCACGTACCTGAAGGTGACTGGTGTGGCCGCCGGGATCGGACTGGCGGGCGGACCGGGCTACGTGGGAGCCGTTCGCGGCCTCCAGCAGGACATTCCGATGGGATCGATTCTCCCGATCACGGGCGAACTCGAGGCCTACGGTGCCGGCATGGAAGACGCCGTGAACCTCGCGGTCGAGCACGCGAACGAGGCTGGCGGACCCCTTGGCGCCGAGATCACGATCCACAACCGGGACAGCGAAACGCGTCCGGAGGCGGGCGTCGACCGATACGCGGGCCTCGTCGCAGAACAGAACATCGTCGGCTTCGTCGGCGCGGCCTCGAGCGGCGTCTCGGCGCCGATCGCCGAGGTCGTCGCCGACGATCGCGTGATGATGGTTAGCCCCGCGAGTACGAGCCCCATCTTCGCGGACCTGGGGTGGGTCGGCGACCTGAAGTACTTTGGCCGGACGGCGCCCAACGACGCCCAGCAGGGCGTCGTGATGGCTCGGACGATGGACGACTACCTCGAGGCAGACACCGCCGGCTTCCTGTACATCGACAACCCGTACGGGGAGGGCCTCGCGTCGGTCGCGGAGGAGAACTTCGAGGGCGAGACGGTGTCGTCCGTGGGCTACGATCCCGAAGCGACCGACTTCACGTCCACGCTCGACGCGCTGTTCGAGCCCGATCCGGACGCCATCGGGTTCATCGGCTACCCCGGAGAGGGGGAGACGATCATGATCCAGTGGGACGAGGGGGGCTACGGCGGCGAGTGGGTCCTCAGCGAGGGGCTGAACGACCCCGAGTTCATCGCCGGGCTCTCGGACCAGCTCGAGGGGTTCTACCTGACGACGCCCGACCCCGAAGAGACCGTCGGCGCGGAGGCGTTCGAAGAAACGTTCCCCCGCGACGAGGTCACGCTGTTCGCTCCACACTCCTACGACGCACTCTTCCTCCAGGCGCTGGCGATGCACGCTGGCGGCGAGCCGACGGGAGAGGCGATCGCGGCGAACATCCTCGACGTCGCCAACGAACCGGGTGAGGAGGTAACCGTCGGCGAGTTCGATCGGGCAGTCGAGCTCCTCGACGACGGCGAGGAGATCAAGTACATCGGCGCCTCGAGCCCGATCGAGATGACCGAGAACGTCGAGAACCTGAACCAGTTCGCAATCTTGCAGATCAGCGACGGCGAAACCGAATCGCTCGAGACGATCCCATCCGAGGAGTTCGAGGGGCTGATCGACTGA
- a CDS encoding DMT family transporter, translating to MIFGLSDPILGIILATISAFAWAIQYLCIRVGTDDGRVLDAVLVTIVCNVVILVPLVVFFYPNWYAGLFTPVSIASFAAAGLAGTLLARLLMYKSIEAIGASRTSPIISANVFFATVLAVVFLDEALTALHFAGIVCIVGGVAVISWETASASEPDQSLRELGLSLLLPVTAAALVGIEPIFVSLGLAEGTPAIPGVTVMAIAGGIGFVGYLAWYQVLSQVSLRSGSTGWYVGAGVSSTVGLVAYFAALEVAPVVVVVPILQTTPLLVVVLSALFLPSQLERVTATVVTAASVVVIGAALVSLSG from the coding sequence ATGATCTTCGGGCTCTCCGATCCCATACTCGGGATCATCCTCGCGACGATCTCCGCCTTCGCGTGGGCGATCCAGTACCTCTGTATCAGGGTTGGGACCGACGACGGGCGCGTCCTCGACGCGGTGCTGGTGACGATCGTCTGTAACGTCGTAATCTTGGTTCCGCTCGTGGTGTTCTTCTACCCGAACTGGTACGCGGGGCTGTTCACGCCGGTGTCGATCGCCTCGTTCGCCGCGGCAGGGCTGGCCGGAACGCTCCTGGCGCGGCTGCTCATGTACAAGAGCATCGAGGCGATCGGTGCGAGTCGCACCTCGCCGATCATCTCGGCGAACGTCTTCTTCGCGACCGTCCTGGCCGTCGTCTTCCTCGACGAGGCCCTGACGGCGCTGCACTTCGCCGGCATCGTCTGCATCGTCGGCGGCGTCGCGGTGATCTCCTGGGAGACCGCCTCGGCGTCCGAACCCGACCAGTCGCTTCGCGAACTCGGGCTCTCGCTGTTGCTCCCCGTGACGGCCGCCGCGCTGGTCGGGATCGAGCCGATCTTCGTCTCGCTCGGGCTGGCGGAGGGGACGCCGGCGATTCCGGGCGTCACCGTCATGGCGATCGCTGGAGGCATCGGATTCGTTGGTTACCTGGCGTGGTACCAGGTGCTCTCGCAGGTCTCGCTTCGATCCGGCTCGACGGGCTGGTACGTCGGCGCGGGCGTCTCGAGCACGGTCGGGCTGGTCGCCTACTTCGCCGCCCTCGAGGTCGCACCGGTCGTGGTCGTCGTCCCCATCTTGCAGACGACGCCGCTACTCGTGGTCGTTCTGTCGGCGCTGTTCCTGCCCAGCCAACTCGAGCGCGTGACGGCGACGGTCGTGACCGCTGCGAGCGTCGTCGTGATCGGTGCGGCCCTCGTTTCACTCTCGGGATGA
- a CDS encoding DUF7344 domain-containing protein: MTEIQNGNQEFVDVALTVLDHLEGDDFHPEAVDAALRLLSDRRRRLFLEVVTAYEEELTLADAAEAVAEREAGRSVVELSPERIKEVYISLYHDHLPRLLEAGLLEYEQERDLVSPGYL; the protein is encoded by the coding sequence ATGACTGAGATCCAAAATGGGAACCAAGAATTCGTCGACGTCGCGCTGACGGTCCTCGATCACCTCGAGGGGGACGATTTCCACCCCGAAGCCGTCGATGCGGCGCTTCGACTGCTGTCGGATCGACGACGACGGCTCTTTCTCGAAGTCGTTACGGCGTACGAGGAGGAACTGACGCTGGCTGACGCCGCGGAGGCGGTAGCCGAGCGCGAGGCGGGTCGGTCGGTCGTGGAGCTCTCGCCCGAACGCATCAAGGAGGTGTACATCTCGTTGTACCACGACCACCTACCGCGGCTGCTCGAGGCTGGCTTGCTCGAGTACGAACAGGAGCGGGATCTCGTCTCGCCCGGCTACCTGTAG
- a CDS encoding M42 family metallopeptidase: MAEETLDFDLLTELTEERGVPGYEDRIRDVVRREFEDSVDTVRTDAMGNVVGTLEGASEYSVAVAAHMDEIGFMVRHVTSDKDDTHGFLKLDPLGGWDARILKAQRVTVHTDDGDLPGIIGSPPPHTLDEEEREKTPDVEDVYVDLGLPAETANERVSPGDLVTLDARTERVGDTVTGKALDDRVCLFAMLEAARRIEAPDVTIHFAATVQEEVGLRGARALGVDIDPDLAIALDVTVANDVPEFKKGEHVTRLGEGTAIKLKDSSVITSPKVHKRLRSVAEARGIDYQLEVLPAGGTDTAGFQHSYGAKPVGAISVPTRYLHTPTEAAHVDDVAGTIDLLEAFLETEDGKFDYTL, translated from the coding sequence ATGGCAGAGGAGACGCTCGACTTCGACCTGCTGACCGAACTGACCGAAGAACGCGGCGTCCCCGGCTACGAGGATCGGATCCGAGACGTCGTTCGACGCGAGTTCGAAGACTCGGTCGATACGGTCCGGACGGACGCGATGGGAAACGTCGTCGGCACGCTCGAGGGCGCCTCGGAGTACTCGGTCGCCGTCGCCGCCCACATGGACGAGATCGGCTTCATGGTCCGACACGTCACGAGCGACAAGGACGACACACACGGCTTCCTCAAGCTCGACCCGCTCGGCGGCTGGGATGCCCGCATCCTGAAAGCCCAGCGAGTCACCGTCCACACCGACGACGGCGACCTGCCAGGGATCATCGGCTCACCGCCGCCGCACACGCTGGACGAGGAGGAACGCGAGAAGACGCCCGACGTCGAGGACGTCTACGTCGACCTCGGGCTCCCGGCCGAGACCGCGAACGAACGGGTCTCCCCGGGTGACCTCGTAACCCTGGACGCGCGGACCGAACGCGTCGGCGACACCGTCACCGGGAAGGCGCTCGACGACCGCGTCTGCCTGTTCGCCATGCTCGAGGCCGCCCGCCGGATCGAAGCGCCGGACGTGACGATCCACTTCGCCGCCACCGTCCAGGAGGAAGTCGGCCTCCGCGGTGCCCGCGCGCTCGGCGTCGACATCGACCCGGATCTGGCGATCGCCCTCGACGTTACCGTCGCCAACGACGTGCCCGAGTTCAAGAAAGGCGAACACGTCACTCGGCTCGGCGAGGGAACAGCGATCAAGCTCAAAGACTCGAGCGTCATCACCAGCCCCAAGGTCCACAAGCGGCTGCGATCGGTGGCCGAAGCGCGCGGGATCGACTACCAGCTCGAGGTGCTCCCCGCCGGCGGCACCGACACCGCGGGCTTCCAGCACAGCTACGGCGCGAAACCTGTCGGTGCGATCTCGGTCCCAACGCGGTACCTCCACACGCCCACCGAGGCCGCTCACGTCGACGACGTCGCCGGAACGATCGACCTCCTCGAGGCGTTCCTCGAGACCGAAGACGGGAAGTTCGACTACACCCTTTGA
- a CDS encoding ABC transporter ATP-binding protein, whose product MSKPDVERTDAREEVDADQDVILEVRDLRKTFDGIVAVDDASFDLERGKITGLIGPNGAGKTTTFNLISGFFDPDGGEILFEGRDLREIMRPSSAEERIWVGAVSATGGALTFGAAATLGGGLSVLAGATALGLGAGGILGAGAYYGQEWVRRNYLEYRPNRPFQVSRAGLSRTFQITRELQGMTVMENMLLGPHGQRGESLVNAWLRPQSVSEEEAEIQRRARALLELLQLDHLADEYAGNLSGGQRKLLELGRVLMTDPDLILLDEPVAGVNPTLQENLLERIQELRDEGYTFCIVEHDMDVIMRISDEVIVMDQGAVLVEGPPEIVRTDERVIDAYLGG is encoded by the coding sequence ATGAGCAAACCCGATGTCGAACGGACCGACGCCCGCGAAGAAGTCGACGCCGACCAGGACGTCATCCTCGAGGTCCGCGACCTCCGGAAGACCTTCGACGGCATCGTGGCCGTCGACGACGCCTCGTTCGACCTCGAGCGCGGGAAGATCACCGGCCTGATCGGCCCCAACGGCGCGGGCAAGACCACCACGTTCAACCTGATCAGTGGTTTCTTCGACCCCGACGGCGGCGAGATCCTGTTCGAGGGCCGGGACTTGCGCGAGATCATGCGTCCGAGCAGCGCGGAGGAACGCATCTGGGTGGGCGCCGTCAGCGCAACCGGCGGGGCGCTTACGTTCGGCGCGGCGGCGACCCTCGGCGGCGGCCTTTCCGTGCTCGCGGGCGCGACCGCCCTCGGGCTCGGCGCGGGCGGCATCCTCGGCGCTGGCGCCTACTACGGCCAGGAGTGGGTCCGGCGTAACTACCTCGAGTACCGGCCGAACCGACCGTTCCAGGTGTCTCGAGCGGGACTCTCCCGGACGTTCCAGATCACGCGCGAACTCCAGGGGATGACCGTCATGGAGAACATGCTGCTCGGCCCGCACGGGCAGCGCGGGGAGTCGCTGGTCAACGCGTGGCTCCGACCGCAATCTGTGAGCGAGGAGGAAGCCGAGATCCAGCGGCGGGCTCGAGCCCTCCTCGAACTGCTCCAGCTCGACCACCTGGCCGACGAGTACGCGGGGAACCTGAGTGGTGGCCAGCGGAAATTGCTCGAGCTGGGCCGCGTGCTCATGACGGACCCGGACCTGATCCTGCTCGACGAGCCCGTCGCGGGCGTCAACCCCACGCTCCAGGAGAATCTCTTAGAGCGGATTCAGGAGCTTCGCGACGAAGGTTACACCTTCTGCATCGTCGAACACGACATGGACGTGATCATGCGGATCAGCGACGAGGTGATCGTGATGGACCAAGGGGCGGTGCTCGTCGAGGGCCCGCCGGAGATCGTTCGGACGGACGAACGCGTCATCGACGCGTACCTCGGAGGATAA
- a CDS encoding ABC transporter permease subunit has translation MSASGLLIHTATFVAIFALLALGLNLKFGYAGLLDFGHVAFFLVGAYVTALFVLPPPDAYPIQTYAFGLGLPWSVGLLAGTLAAGLLGLLVALPAIRLRADYLAIALLGVSVILVRIVQTEGWLANGPDSLRGFDQPLRHLFPLPGETLTAALVFGAVVFVVWCVLLFFVAKLSILDARSTLAERSLQGLLAVVTLGVGYAAASRSRRSRVDSGTEQGHLALVRPWDYWPLFAAALALGVVGAVGSLAGYHTWTLLGLLGTASIATWVVAGLKVREHYADYTAREGLFGLVIALAFLLTLAPAHQFGEGHGDAVSAVATVLTLVLIAAFLAGLYRAYLRWEELSFAGSFLGVVGIATVWLLTIRYFVVSLPGTSLSGIRLSTEQNLLWLVGFSPVGYELDYGRFFLIAVIATVAVVYVLMEATAKSPFGRVLKSIREDEDVALALGKNTFSYKVQSMVLGSAIAGLAGGYYAIFVRSLNYEMFHPIITFIVFLMVILGGKANNKGVILGAAMYWLFVRFTIEFADMFPPGVAGRVTILRNAIIGLLLIGILYYRPSGLWGEERFRTEVTGE, from the coding sequence ATGTCAGCATCGGGACTCCTGATCCACACCGCCACGTTCGTGGCGATCTTCGCGCTGCTCGCGCTCGGCTTGAACCTCAAGTTCGGCTACGCCGGGCTGCTCGACTTCGGGCACGTCGCGTTCTTCCTGGTCGGCGCGTACGTGACCGCGCTGTTCGTCTTGCCGCCGCCCGACGCCTACCCAATCCAGACGTACGCGTTCGGGCTGGGACTGCCCTGGAGCGTCGGACTGCTCGCCGGCACACTCGCGGCGGGACTGCTCGGCCTGCTGGTCGCGCTCCCTGCGATCAGGTTGCGCGCCGACTACCTCGCGATCGCGCTGCTCGGGGTCTCGGTCATCCTCGTGCGCATCGTGCAGACTGAGGGATGGCTCGCGAACGGCCCCGACTCGCTCCGCGGATTCGACCAGCCGTTGCGACACCTCTTCCCGCTCCCAGGCGAGACCCTCACGGCGGCGCTGGTCTTCGGCGCCGTCGTCTTCGTCGTCTGGTGCGTGCTCCTGTTCTTCGTGGCGAAGCTATCGATCCTCGACGCGCGCTCGACGCTCGCCGAGCGCTCGTTACAGGGCTTGCTCGCCGTCGTCACGCTCGGCGTGGGATACGCTGCAGCGAGCCGTTCGCGTCGATCACGGGTCGATTCCGGCACCGAACAGGGCCACCTGGCGCTCGTGCGACCGTGGGATTACTGGCCGCTTTTCGCGGCCGCCCTCGCGCTGGGGGTGGTCGGTGCCGTCGGTTCGTTGGCCGGTTATCACACCTGGACGCTACTGGGACTGCTCGGCACGGCTTCGATCGCCACCTGGGTCGTCGCGGGCCTCAAGGTCCGGGAACACTACGCCGACTACACCGCTCGCGAGGGGCTCTTCGGGCTGGTCATCGCCCTGGCCTTTTTGCTGACGCTCGCGCCCGCCCACCAGTTCGGTGAGGGCCACGGCGACGCGGTCTCCGCCGTCGCGACGGTGCTTACGCTCGTGCTGATCGCGGCGTTTCTCGCCGGTCTCTACCGCGCGTACCTCCGGTGGGAGGAGCTGTCGTTCGCGGGATCGTTCCTCGGCGTCGTTGGCATCGCAACGGTCTGGCTGCTCACCATCCGGTACTTCGTTGTCTCGCTCCCCGGAACGTCCCTCTCGGGGATCAGGCTCTCTACGGAGCAGAACCTGCTCTGGCTCGTCGGCTTCAGCCCGGTCGGCTACGAACTCGACTACGGTCGATTCTTCCTCATCGCCGTCATCGCGACGGTCGCCGTCGTCTACGTCCTCATGGAGGCGACGGCGAAGTCGCCGTTCGGGCGCGTGCTCAAGTCGATCCGCGAGGACGAGGACGTCGCACTCGCGCTCGGGAAGAACACGTTCTCCTACAAGGTCCAGAGCATGGTGCTCGGAAGCGCCATCGCTGGCCTCGCCGGCGGGTACTACGCCATCTTCGTCCGGTCGCTGAACTACGAGATGTTCCACCCCATCATCACGTTCATCGTCTTCCTCATGGTGATTCTCGGCGGGAAGGCGAACAACAAGGGCGTCATCCTCGGCGCGGCGATGTACTGGCTCTTCGTCCGGTTCACCATCGAGTTCGCGGACATGTTTCCGCCGGGCGTGGCGGGCCGGGTCACCATCCTTCGGAACGCCATCATCGGCCTCCTGCTGATCGGGATTCTGTACTATCGACCCTCGGGGCTGTGGGGGGAAGAACGGTTCCGCACGGAGGTGACGGGCGAATGA
- a CDS encoding ABC transporter ATP-binding protein — translation MALLEARNVETGYGDAKIIHGVDVDVHADELVTLIGPNGAGKSTLMKALFGLIECWDGTVEFRGENITNVEPHLVTRKGICYVPQLENIFPSLTVRENLNMGAYILDEVPEAALRDVYDRFPILEERANQVAGTLSGGQRQMLAMGRGLMVDPDVLFIDEPSAGLAPDLVDEVFEKIVEIRDDGTAVLFVEQNARKALQISERGYVLEMGRNRFEGSGDELLQNEEVEQLYLGG, via the coding sequence ATGGCACTACTCGAAGCTCGGAACGTCGAGACCGGGTACGGCGACGCGAAAATCATCCACGGCGTCGACGTCGACGTCCACGCCGACGAACTGGTGACGCTGATCGGTCCCAACGGGGCCGGGAAGTCAACCCTCATGAAGGCGCTGTTCGGCCTCATCGAGTGCTGGGACGGCACGGTCGAGTTCCGGGGTGAGAACATCACGAACGTGGAACCACACCTCGTCACCCGGAAGGGGATCTGCTACGTCCCACAGCTCGAGAACATTTTCCCGAGTCTGACCGTCCGAGAGAACCTCAACATGGGCGCCTACATCCTGGACGAGGTTCCCGAGGCGGCGCTTCGCGACGTCTACGATCGCTTCCCGATCCTCGAGGAGCGAGCGAACCAGGTCGCTGGCACGCTGAGCGGCGGCCAGCGCCAGATGCTCGCGATGGGGCGCGGCCTGATGGTCGATCCCGACGTGCTGTTCATCGACGAGCCGAGCGCCGGCCTGGCGCCGGATCTCGTCGACGAGGTCTTCGAGAAAATCGTCGAGATCAGAGACGACGGGACGGCGGTGCTCTTCGTCGAGCAAAACGCCCGAAAGGCCCTCCAGATCTCCGAACGCGGCTACGTCCTCGAGATGGGCAGGAATCGGTTCGAGGGGTCGGGAGACGAATTGCTCCAGAACGAGGAGGTCGAGCAACTCTACCTCGGCGGCTGA
- a CDS encoding SRPBCC family protein, with protein sequence MDRILLSTLVYRSPEVVFPQLRTFTAYPRYADHLESVTRDGDGNVGTCYDLRFSWWKLTYTARSKVMAIDEPTSLEWQLVKDVDAHGEWRVEPEPESAPDDEATASRIYFDARYDPHSADADAISLPRFVSIDWVIRKLKPRLLEEAGNVVSRLVADVEGEPREVELTIHEMP encoded by the coding sequence GTGGACAGGATCCTCCTCAGCACCCTGGTCTATCGCTCCCCCGAGGTCGTCTTCCCCCAGCTGCGGACGTTCACGGCGTACCCGCGCTACGCTGACCACCTCGAGTCGGTCACGAGAGACGGCGACGGCAACGTCGGTACCTGCTACGACCTGCGATTCAGCTGGTGGAAGCTCACCTACACCGCCCGCTCGAAGGTGATGGCGATCGACGAACCGACCTCGCTCGAGTGGCAGCTGGTGAAAGACGTCGACGCCCACGGCGAGTGGCGCGTCGAGCCCGAACCCGAGTCAGCACCCGACGACGAGGCGACGGCGAGTCGGATCTACTTCGACGCTCGCTACGATCCCCACTCTGCGGACGCAGACGCCATCTCGCTCCCGCGATTCGTCTCGATCGACTGGGTGATCCGAAAACTCAAGCCGCGGCTGCTCGAGGAGGCAGGAAACGTCGTCTCGCGACTCGTTGCGGACGTAGAGGGCGAACCGCGAGAGGTCGAGTTGACGATCCACGAGATGCCCTGA
- a CDS encoding branched-chain amino acid ABC transporter permease, with the protein MVDTGLSHAVLNGLVTGSFIALGAIGLSLVYTIADVPNFAHGELLMLGAYFALLVNLPGTMPVISYVSGGDQSVVLLGAALLFALTVGGTLGVIYLLGGWQSFRGAWWPIDVHPWIAVAVHVGLALLLGVYVATGVPGMLPAFVLSAVLLAVIAPLFDKYVFRRFREAEASLAVMLIAAMGLAFFLRYTAHATYGGSVRRYEYPRVRSIFGQEINVAAAKYFDFYVSDWGVTFRVTDTAGVVGDPVVTSLEYTWLTFVVLVGATAIATYGGYRWRRSGLGEHEAAQTIGPKMVGSLSGVLVLVVLAVVLAQPGGNPDEFLYATRIRTSVMRLSVIALAGALMIFLHALLKETKLGTAMRAASDNLDLAKATGIDTGRVMMTTWIIAGAYAAVAGVTVGMLFHNIVPSMGFYQLLPMFAAVILGGLASVYGAIVGAYVVGIAMEVGIFTFGFGGVHRVSMAFLVLLIVLLVRPEGIIGR; encoded by the coding sequence ATGGTCGACACGGGGTTGAGTCACGCCGTCCTGAACGGACTGGTCACCGGGAGTTTCATCGCGCTCGGGGCCATCGGGCTCTCGCTCGTCTACACCATCGCGGACGTTCCCAACTTCGCTCACGGAGAGCTGTTGATGCTGGGGGCCTACTTCGCTCTCCTCGTGAATTTGCCGGGAACGATGCCGGTGATCAGTTACGTCAGCGGCGGCGATCAGTCTGTCGTCCTCCTGGGGGCGGCCCTGCTGTTCGCCCTCACGGTTGGGGGCACGCTGGGCGTCATCTACCTGCTCGGCGGTTGGCAGTCGTTCAGGGGTGCCTGGTGGCCGATCGACGTCCACCCGTGGATCGCCGTCGCGGTGCACGTCGGCCTGGCGCTCTTGCTGGGGGTGTACGTCGCCACCGGCGTTCCGGGCATGCTGCCCGCGTTCGTCCTCTCGGCGGTGCTGCTCGCCGTGATCGCCCCGCTGTTCGACAAGTACGTCTTCAGGCGGTTCCGGGAGGCAGAGGCCTCGCTCGCGGTGATGTTGATCGCCGCGATGGGGCTCGCGTTTTTCCTCCGGTACACGGCCCACGCTACCTACGGCGGGTCCGTTCGGCGGTACGAGTATCCGCGAGTCCGCTCGATCTTCGGCCAGGAGATCAACGTCGCGGCGGCGAAGTACTTCGACTTCTACGTCAGCGACTGGGGGGTGACGTTTCGGGTGACCGATACGGCGGGAGTGGTCGGCGATCCGGTCGTCACCTCGCTTGAGTACACGTGGCTCACGTTCGTCGTCCTCGTGGGAGCCACCGCGATCGCGACGTACGGGGGGTATCGGTGGCGACGATCGGGGCTGGGCGAGCACGAGGCGGCCCAGACGATCGGCCCGAAGATGGTGGGGTCGCTGAGCGGCGTTCTCGTCCTGGTCGTCCTCGCGGTCGTGCTCGCCCAACCGGGCGGGAACCCCGACGAGTTCCTCTACGCGACGCGGATTCGGACGTCGGTGATGCGGCTCTCGGTGATCGCGCTGGCTGGCGCGCTCATGATCTTCCTGCACGCACTGTTGAAAGAGACGAAGCTCGGGACGGCGATGCGGGCGGCCTCGGACAACCTCGACCTCGCCAAGGCGACCGGCATCGACACGGGGCGAGTGATGATGACAACCTGGATCATCGCGGGCGCGTACGCTGCCGTCGCCGGCGTTACCGTGGGAATGCTGTTTCACAACATCGTCCCCAGTATGGGCTTTTACCAGCTGTTACCCATGTTCGCGGCGGTCATCCTCGGCGGCCTGGCGTCGGTCTACGGGGCGATCGTCGGCGCCTACGTCGTCGGTATCGCGATGGAGGTCGGCATCTTCACCTTCGGCTTCGGCGGCGTCCACCGCGTGTCGATGGCGTTTCTCGTGCTCCTGATCGTGTTGCTCGTCAGACCGGAGGGGATCATCGGACGGTGA
- a CDS encoding GYD domain-containing protein, producing MQTYVLLTTFTNQGIENVRDSPERTDHARELVESLGGTWKEFFVTMGRYDGVVIVDFPDDETAAQAALTLAESGNVTTETLRAFSLEEFRDVVEAM from the coding sequence ATGCAGACGTACGTCCTCTTGACCACCTTCACCAACCAGGGCATCGAAAACGTACGGGACAGCCCCGAACGAACGGACCACGCGAGAGAGCTGGTCGAGTCACTCGGCGGGACGTGGAAGGAGTTTTTCGTCACCATGGGTCGGTACGACGGCGTCGTCATCGTCGACTTCCCGGACGACGAAACGGCTGCCCAGGCGGCGCTCACGCTCGCGGAAAGCGGCAACGTGACGACCGAAACACTCCGGGCGTTCTCCCTCGAGGAGTTTCGCGACGTCGTCGAAGCCATGTAG